From Oreochromis niloticus isolate F11D_XX linkage group LG14, O_niloticus_UMD_NMBU, whole genome shotgun sequence, one genomic window encodes:
- the LOC100691784 gene encoding protein KIAA0100 isoform X1: MSLLLISVFLIFLLAIGVLCAIFRWLICTLAVRFFQTVLNAELKIKSVGLFSVQGVSIQFHPQHTLEIDSIWISSKLLNQDLPRYLALCVGETRVRFDLQAPLKPLAKQSHGKKSAKISLSPKMLQFLSQLLSFHISSINVMVLNLALSESLWHMTIAGITLLLDHQSKRLAWDFSVGQLSSKVLKSSELDICLAEVALSLLLSGDVRLPEMKPGCLSLSVRTLMAELHEGLFLSQLQLPAVSHKEKDRGAFESENDEFIQTETVERFHQLIPHKVNVEFDNTNITLSMHSQKRHLNWTLKSLKVCYGRDNEQLPLKSFTPELSFPQSSLELLLEDGLLLSQSRQRILCVNTIKTTLQVTSIDISGSVVVNTCIIHYRHQEFSHWLNLFPWEQLFHRKEAHRKSPLDYLPTLLFLRRFPHLDAPVMITTSVSNVNVSVQLGDTTPFALGFLSANGELRHILDIKVESENQESQNVHERASLSLDNFWWRVGQGSHIQQAPHPPGKHVWGEALILDSLSLQGSLNRPHMKSSNQPLSLNIESRLKGLQVELSETCALCLSRLLSLMCFPRHPESHLPDVTPLSPCNDDTIKPIPSSQLHLLFKVDCCLEDVNVFTLSNVAGAVALRMDTVKVLTSAESSRVSLEGVSLSVIKSVTENMEVCCPASQTINPIVKLTTLTLWYHITTHTIQVQCEEDLTVEWTPPDHMVLYQHMTEGQACWLMLCGEKAEEKPVKPVNTEAASGQSRGLCLRVELGCTRLTAHVTDQNYILLHMDALSLSKQGSSMHMRSPSVIFNFDGNNIVSFNGLDVETHADLTEMQLHRDTFPFLTTPHNRVWVLTCPSLSMEFPYQYNFSNTFDKAISVQKWLKSLHHSPTQTSATQRLPPDLIFKISQFSFVFLDDVFEIKLRDNYELMKDESKESAKRLQLLDKKVADLRKQHGELLPARKIEELYSSLEKKHIEIYIQRSRRLYANTPMRKSLLTWTVSDLELVAIADQSLHGPERVREQLRDIDGISPFPRDGLPLVIQWCRAVKFKLAAFLVRIRDYPRYLFEIRDWELSGRLIGTEQDGQLRGRRKQTVPLGPPWGDVTVHRNMPPLKFYYDFKSNISLYTIVWGPCWDPAWTLIGQSVDLLTKPTADPSPLLAWWDKSRLLLHGRWVMDIDQANLHQLATEDPYNTTENMHWEWNKLNFDWNPGQFVFKGDLDVNVRTASKYDDICFLHLPNLCMTLDLQWLCHGNPHDHHAVMLCCAENIGDVTSGQPHDSYRAFRSENLNLSITMDLNQHCGADAYQPRILLYSSTLRWMQNFWATWTSVSRPICRGKLFHSLKPVRKKLGQHYKQMSYTAAFPQLQVHYWASFAQQRGIQLECNKGHVFTRGTQRLIPQAGTVMRRLISEWNVTQMVSELSQVTVHLMASTWDETADHQINTQVNKTHLLSLSSLSYQRQSIRMEEEVNTKDETNASYTHKLRLVDLRASWTTTNRNIAFGLYDGYKKASVLKRNLSTEALKGLRIDTQLQTKKLKRSPTTYSPTTAPTIPVVASVNRSEKSQNEGTSMLQKLIEETDKFVVFSEEDSGVSDQLCGIAACQTDDVYNRNWFIELVNCQMMLRGTETAGCVLVSAAKAQLLQCEHHPAWYNDTLKQKTTWTCLLDGMQYFATMEPNPSEQEDRQLWLEVKNIEEHRQRNLDSVLELMESGQAVGGMVSTTTDWNQPAQVNESQQVQRIISRCSCRMHYISYSHDINPELATQIKPPELRNNHEKEDLLKKQAGAVDTFTLIHHDLEISTNPVQYAMILDIVNNLLLHVEPRRKEHSEKKQRVRFQLEISSNPEEQRSSILHLQEAVRQHLAQIRRLEKQIYSNIRAQSEELGCDELNEINARLQHQLNQEKNDMQMKSEELNILIRCFKDFQLQRANKLELRKPPEDVSVVRRTEIYFAQARWCLTEEDGQLGIAELELQRFMYSKLNKSDDTAEHLLELGWFTMNNLLPNAAYKRLRVVLRPQSNCQSGRQFALRIFSKVRPPVGGISVKEHFEVNVVPLTIQLMYQFFKRMMGFFFPGRNVEEEEVTDEEDKFRLVTTGIPVKPRPSSEDTMGAMGPSKGVTQGLNRTAGVRRSFRKAPEHPVDDIDKMKERAAMNNSFIYIKIPQVPLCVSYKGEKNSVDWKDLNLVLPCLEYHNNTWTWLDFAMAVKRDSRKALVAQMIKEKLRLKPASGSDLRGKASEGKADNSLQQQEEDEKARLLIGLSTADKSSGKKSIFRRHK, from the exons ATGTCTCTCCTGCTGATATCTGTCTTTTTAATCTTTCTGCTGGCTATTGGTGTGCTGTGTGCCATTTTCAG GTGGCTCATATGTACCCTGGCTGTGCGATTCTTCCAAACTGTCCTCAATGCTGAGCTGAAGATTAAATCAGTAGGACTGTTTTCTGTCCAAGGAGTCAGTATCCAGTTTCACCCCCAGCATACTTTG GAAATTGACAGCATATGGATTTCAAGTAAACTTCTAAACCAGGATTTACC GCGATACCTGGCGTTGTGTGTTGGAGAAACCAGAGTCCGCTTTGACTTGCAAGCACCACTGAAACCTTTGGCAAAGCAGAGCCATGGAAAAAAGTCAGCGAAGATTTCTCTCAGCCCCAAAATGCTTCAATTCTTGTCACAA CTGCTGTCATTCCACATCAGCTCCATCAATGTGATGGTACTAAACCTAGCACTGTCAGAGTCTCTATGGCACATGACTATTGCAGGTATCACCTTGTTACTTGACCACCAGAGTAAAAg GTTGGCATGGGACTTCTCGGTTGGACAGCTAAGCAGTAAAGTGCTCAAAAGCAGTGAACTG GACATATGTTTGGCTGAAGTGGCACTTAGCCTGTTGCTATCTGGAGATGTGAGGCTACCAGAGATGAAACCAGGTTGTCTGTCCCTGAGTGTGAGGACTCTAATGGCAGAGCTGCACGAGGGGCTGTTCCTCAGTCAACTCCAGCTTCCAGCAGTTTCCCACAAAGAGAAAGATCGTGGTGCATTTG agagtgaaaatgatgaatttaTTCAGACTGAGACTGTGGAACGCTTTCATCAGCTGATTCCTCACAAGGTCAATGTGGAATTTGATAACACAAACATAACCCTGTCGATGCACAGCCAGAAACG ACACCTGAACTGGACTCTAAAGTCTTTAAAGGTCTGTTACGGACGTGACAACGAGCAGCTTCCTCTTaaaagcttcactcctgaactGAGCTTTCCCCAGAGCAGCTTGGAGCTCCTTCTCGAGG ATGGACTTCTGCTGTCTCAAAGTAGGCAAAGAATTCTTTGTGTGAACACAATCAAGACAACCCTGCAG GTTACATCAATTGACATCTCAGGGTCAGTCGTGGTCAACACTTGCATCATTCACTACCGTCACCAGGAGTTCTCCCATTGGCTAAATCTATTTCCATGGGAACAGCTATTCCACAGGAAGGAAGCACACAGAAAAAG TCCATTAGATTATTTGCCCACCCTCCTTTTCCTCAGGCGCTTCCCTCACCTGGATGCTCCCGTGATGATCACCACCTCTGTGTCCAACGTCAATGTGTCTGTTCAGCTGGGAGACACCACACCTTTTGCTCTGGGCTTCCTCTCTGCTAATGGAG AACTGCGGCATATCCTTGACATTAAAGTTGAGAGCGAGAATCAAGAGTCCCAAAATGTGCACGAACGTGCCTCGCTGTCCTTGGACAACTTCTGGTGGAGAGTGGGTCAGGGGTCTCATATCCAGCAGGCACCCCACCCTCCTGGTAAACATGTATGGGGAGAAGCCCTAATCCTAGACTCACTCAGCCTGCAG GGGAGTTTGAACCGACCCCACATGAAGTCAAGCAACCAGCCTCTGAGTCTGAACATTGAGTCCAGGCTGAAAGGGCTTCAAGTGGAGCTTTCAGAGACCTGTGCACTGTGTCTGTCTCGCCTGCTGTCTCTCATGTGTTTTCCTCGCCATCCAGAGTCACATCTCCCAGATGTGACTCCATTGTCTCCTTGTAATGACGACACCATAAAACCTATCCCCTCCTCACAGCTACACCTGCTTTTTAAAGTGGACTGCTGTCTAGAGGACGTTAATGTCTTCACGCTTTCTAATGTGGCAG GAGCTGTAGCTCTGCGGATGGACACTGTTAAAGTCCTGACCTCTGCTGAGAGCTCCAGGGTGTCTCTGGAGGGGGTCAGCTTGTCTGTGATCAAGTCAGTCACAGAGAACATGGAAGTATGTTGTCCTGCCTCTCAAACCATCAACCCTATAGTAAAACTCACCACATTAACGCTGTGGTACCACATCACCACCCACACTATACAG GTTCAATGTGAAGAGGATCTTACTGTTGAATGGACGCCACCAGACCACATGGTCCTATATCAGCACATGACTGAAGGTCAGGCGTGTTGGTTAATGCTGTGTGGAGAGAAAGCAGAGGAAAAGCCAGTTAAACCAGTGAACACTGAAGCTGCCTCAGGTCAGAGTAGAGGCCTGTGTTTGCGTGTTGAACTGGGCTGTACTCGTTTAACTGCTCATGTTACTGATCAGAACTACATTCTGCTGCACATGgatgcactctctctctcaaagCAAGGCAGTTCTATGCATATGCGCTCTCCCTCAGTGATCTTCAACTTTGATGGCAACAATATAGTCTCTTTTAATGGCCTAGATGTGGAGACACATGCAGATCTGACTGAAATGCAGCTGCACAGAGACACTTTCCCCTTCCTCACCACTCCTCATAACCGTGTCTGGGTATTGACATGTCCTTCCTTATCTATGGAGTTCCCCTACCAGTACAATTTCTCAAACACATTTGACAAAGCTATTAGTGTGCAGAAGTGGCTAAAAAGTCTCCATCACTCCCCAACCCAGACCTCAGCAACCCAACGTCTGCCGCCTGACCTCATCTTCAAAATTAGCCAGTTCTCATTTGTCTTCCTGGACGATGTCTTCGAAATCAAGCTGCGAGACAACTATGAACTGATGAAAGATGAAAGTAAAGAGAGTGCAAAGCGTCTGCAGCTTCTGGATAAGAAGGTGGCAGATCTCCGCAAACAGCATGGAGAACTTCTCCCGGCTAGAAAGATAGAAGAGCTGTATAGTTCACTGGAGAAAAAGCATATAGAGATCTACATCCAGCGTTCACGCCGCCTCTATGCAAATACACCGATGAGGAAGTCGCTGCTGACCTGGACTGTTTCAGACTTAGAACTTGTCGCCATTGCTGATCAGTCCCTTCATGGCCCTGAGAGGGTGAGAGAACAGTTGAGGGACATTGACGGGATCAGTCCCTTCCCCAGAGATGGGCTCCCTCTGGTCATCCAATGGTGCCGTGCAGTCAAGTTCAAACTAGCTGCATTTTTGG TGAGAATTCGAGACTACCCTCGCTACCTGTTTGAGATCCGTGACTGGGAGCTGTCGGGACGTCTGATTGGCACAGAGCAAGATGGACAGCTGAGAGGTCGACGCAAACAGACTGTCCCACTTGGACCACCATGGGGAGATGTAACAGTCCACAGGAATATGCCACCACTCAAGTTCTACTATGACTTCAAAT CCAACATCTCTCTGTACACTATTGTTTGGGGGCCGTGTTGGGACCCTGCCTGGACTTTGATTGGCCAGTCAGTTGACCTTCTGACCAAACCTACAGCTGATCCCTCGCCTCTTCTGGCCTGGTGGGACAAAAGTCGTCTCCTTCTGCACGGGCGCTGGGTCATGGACATTGATCAGGCCAATCTTCATCAGCTGGCTACAGAG GATCCCTATAATACCACGGAAAATATGCACTGGGAGTGGAATAAGCTGAACTTTGACTGGAACCCCGgccagtttgtttttaaaggagACTTGGATGTAAATGTCAGGACCGCGTCAAA GTATGATGATATCTGTTTTCTACACCTGCCCAACCTGTGTATGACCCTTGATCTCCAATGGCTTTGCCATGGCAATCCCCATGACCACCACGCTGTAATGCTCTGCTGTGCGGAGAACATTGGAGACGTGACGTCAGGACAGCCTCATGACTCTTACAGAGCGTTTCGCTCTGAGAACCTCAACCTCTCCATCACCATGGACCTTAACCAGCATTGTGGCGCAG ACGCTTATCAGCCCAGAATCCTCTTGTACAGCAGCACACTGCGCTGGATGCAAAATTTCTGGGCCACATGGACAAGTGTATCTCGGCCAATCTGCAGAGGCAAGCTCTTCCATAGCCTCAAGCCAGTTCGCAAGAAGCTTGGTCAGCACTACAAGCAGATGTCCTACACAGCTGCCTTTCCACAACTACAA GTGCATTATTGGGCCTCCTTTGCCCAGCAGAGAGGTATCCAACTGGAGTGCAACAAAGGCCACGTCTTCACTCGGGGCACACAAAGACTTATTCCACAGG CTGGCACTGTGATGAGGAGGCTGATCTCTGAGTGGAATGTGACTCAGATGGTTAGTGAGCTCTCACAGGTGACAGTCCACCTGATGGCCTCCACCTGGGATGAGACTGCTGACCACCAGATCAACACTCAAGTGAACAAGACTCACCTGCTCAGCCTGTCATCCCTTAGCTACCAACGACAGAGCATCCGCATGGAGGAG GAGGTGAACACAAAGGATGAAACAAATGCCTCTTATACTCACAAATTGCGTCTGGTGGATCTACGTGCTTCCTGGACAACTACAAACAGAAACATAGCCTTTGGGCTATATGATGGCTACAAAAAGGCATCTGTACTGAAAAGAAATCTCTCCACTGAAGCTTTGAAAGGTCTGAGAATCGACACACAACTGCAGACAAAGAAGCTCAAACGCTCTCCTACCACCTACTCCCCCACCACAGCTCCTACCATACCAGTTGTTGCTTCTGTCAACCGAtcagaaaaaagtcaaaatgaag GCACATCGATGCTTCAGAAGTTGATTGAGGAGACAGACAAGTTTGTGGTGTTTTCAGAGGAGGATTCAGGTGTCAGCGACCAGCTGTGTGGCATTGCAGCCTGTCAGACTGATGATGTATATAACCGCAACTGGTTTATTGAGTTGGTCAACTGTCAG ATGATGTTGCGTGGCACAGAGACTGCCGGCTGTGTACTGGTGTCTGCAGCAAAGGCTCAACTGCTGCAGTGTGAGCATCACCCTGCCTGGTATAACGACACCTTGAAGCAGAAGACCACCTGGACCTGTCTGCTGGATGGCATGCAGTATTTTGCCACCATGGAGCCCAACCCATCTGAACAAGAGGACCGGCAGTTGTGGCTGGAG gtgAAAAACATTGAGGAGCACCGGCAGCGTAACCTGGACTCGGTGCTGGAGCTGATGGAGAGTGGCCAGGCTGTGGGAGGAATGGTTAGCACCACAACAG ATTGGAACCAGCCCGCACAGGTGAACGAGTCTCAGCAGGTTCAGCGTATAATCTCACGCTGTAGCTGCCGGATGCACTACATCAGTTACAGTCATGACATCAACCCAGAGCTGGCCACTCAGATTAAGCCTCCAGAGCTGAGGAACAACCACGAAAAGGAAGACCTGCTAAAGAAACAGGCTG gTGCTGTGGACACCTTCACTCTCATTCATCATGATCTTGAGATATCCACTAACCCAGTTCAGTATGCCATGATTCTGGACATTGTCAACAACCTGCTCTTACACGTGGAGCCCAGACGCAAG GAGCACAGTGAGAAAAAGCAGCGAGTGCGTTTCCAACTGGAGATTTCCAGTAACCCCGAGGAGCAGCGCAGCAGCATCTTGCATCTTCAGGAGGCTGTTAGGCAACACCTTGCTCAAATTAGACGCCTTGAGAAACAGATTTATTCAAACATCAGG GCGCAATCCGAGGAACTGGGTTGTGATGAACTGAACGAGATTAACGCACGACTGCAGCACCAGCTGAACCAGGAGAAGAATGACATGCAGATGAAGAGTGAAGAGCTCAACATCCTCATCAG ATGTTTTAAGGATTTCCAGCTGCAGCGGGCAAATAAGCTGGAGTTACGTAAACCTCCCGAGGATGTGAGTGTAGTGAGGAGAACAGAGATCTACTTTGCACAGGCCCGCTGGTGTTTGACAGAAGAGGACGGACAGCTTGGTATCGCTGAGCTGGAGCTGCAGAGATTCATGTACAGCAAG CTGAACAAGTCTGATGATACAGCAGAGCATCTTTTGGAGCTTGGGTGGTTCACAATGAACAACCTGCTACCGAACGCAGCGTACAAG CGTTTGAGG GTCGTACTTCGCCCACAGAGTAACTGCCAGTCTGGACGCCAGTTTGCTTTGCGGATTTTCAGCAAAGTGCGCCCCCCTGTGGGAGGAATCTCTGTGAAGGAACACTTTGAG GTGAATGTGGTGCCTCTCACCATCCAGCTGATGTACCAGTTCTTCAAACGAATGATGGGGTTTTTCTTCCCAGGAAGAAATGTTGAAGAGGAGGAGGTCACAGATGAAGAAGACAAATTTAGGCTGGTTACTACTG GTATCCCTGTCAAACCTCGGCCATCGTCAGAGGACACCATGGGTGCTATGGGTCCCAGCAAAGGTGTCACCCAGGGACTGAACCGCACTGCTGGGGTCAGAAGGTCATTCAGGAAGGCTCCAGAG CATCCTGTCGATGACATCGATAAGATGAAAGAGCGAGCTGCAATGAACAACTCATTCATCTACATCAAGATTCCCCAAGTGCCTCTCTGTGTCAGCTATAAG GGTGAAAAGAACAGTGTCGACTGGAAGGACTTGAATCTGGTTCTGCCTTGCTTGGAGTACCATAACAATACATGGACGTGGCTCGACTTTGCCATGGCTGTGAAAAGAGACAGCCGAAAAGCACTTGTAGCGCAG ATGATAAAAGAGAAACTGCGTCTGAAGCCAGCTTCGGGCTCAGACTTGAGGGGGAAGGCGTCTGAAGGGAAGGCGGACAACAGCCTACAGCAGCAGGAAGAAGATGAGAAAGCACGACTCCTCATCGGTCTCAGCACTGCAGACAAGAGCTCTGGCAAGAAGAGCATCTTCAGACGACATAAGTGA